The Drechmeria coniospora strain ARSEF 6962 chromosome 02, whole genome shotgun sequence genome has a segment encoding these proteins:
- a CDS encoding Twinfilin, with the protein MQSGISASEELQAQFNSLLSSTSDFALVITIEREALVPVATLPAKSSSFVDNLPSIQEHLKPNAALYMIIRRYDTAPRFVAVTYVPDAAPVRQKMLFASTRLTLARELGTEHFRETIFTTTTEELSEAGFKKLDAHNQLEAPLTKVERTLGEVKRAEQEAGAGTATKEIHLSKSLTMPVAEDAIAAMRDVGQDGGRLVTMLKINGETEVVELVAESPKPASIGELSRAISSTEPRFTFYRFTHTHDGREESPVLFFYTCPAAEGSKSIKKRMMYPLMKRAVLTIAATEAGLTLAKKFEVEEPSEITEQMVLDDLHPKAAARQGFSRPKRPGR; encoded by the exons ATGCAGTCCGGAATCTCGG CTTCGGAGGAGCTCCAAGCTCAATTCAACTCGctcttgtcgtcgacgagcgactTTGCCCTCGTCATCACCATCGAGCGCGAGGCCCTGGTGCCCGtggcgacgctgccggccAAGTCGTCTTCTTTTGTCGATAACCTGCCGAGCATCCAGGAGCATCTCAAGCCCAACGCGGCCCTGTACATGATCATCCGTCGGTACGACACGGCGCCGCggttcgtcgccgtcacctaCGTGCCGGACGCGGCTCCGGTGCGGCAAAAGATGCTGTTCGCCTCGACGCGGCTGACGCTGGCGCGCGAGCTGGGGACGGAGCACTTTCGGGAGACCATcttcacgacgacgacggaggagctGAGCGAGGCCGGCTTCAAGAAGCTCGACGCCCACAACCAGCTCGAGGCGCCGCTGACCAAGGTGGAGCGGACGCTGGGCGAGGTCAAGAGAGCGGAGCAGGAGGCGGGGGCGGGAACGGCAACAAAGGAGATTCATCTCAGCAAGAGCCTGACGatgcccgtcgccgaggacgccatCGCGGCCATGAGGGACgtcggccaggacggcggccggtTGGTGACGATGCTG AAAATCAACGGCGAGACCGAGGTGGTCGAGCTCGTGGCCGagtcgccgaagccggcttCGATCGGCGAGCTGTCACGGgccatctcgtcgacggagcccCGATTTACGTTTTATCGATTCACGCACACGCACGacgggagggaggagagCCCGGTGCTCTTCTTCTACACGTgcccggcggccgagggcagcaAGTCGATCAAGAAGCGGATGATGTACCCGCTCATGAAGCGTGCGGTGCTGACGATTgccgcgaccgaggcggGGCTCACGCTGGCGAAGAAGTTTGAGGTCGAGGAGCCGAGCGAGATTACGGAGCAGATGGTGCTCGACGACCTGCAccccaaggcggcggccagaCAGGGCTTCAGCCGGCCGAAGCGACCCGGGCGGTGA
- a CDS encoding UPF0052 domain protein, translating to MPHASPCLLRWFETRMSAARPVIGGTFTTCHRSLAAVGHDKYSVQQVSTCTVIGTYIGVPRREFARDDTVFFAPQDASPIDNPHPHPSQSPCPCPRVKSLPSRPMADPFVPNSPASPRPSRAGIVIFSGGSAANSLVDVFDRVRKANGASLSYVMPISDNGGSTSEIIRVFGGPGIGDVRSRLVRLIPDDDDAETVAIKHFFNHRLPQAHDEARAEWFRILEATHPLWTDISSPKRELIRSHLNSFHLEAVKRMRPTSRFDFSQASIGNLFLTGARLFTGSFEAAIYLLSSLCAVPVRVAVLPALNTNFAHHIAAGLEDGSVITGQNDISHPSAPTAAVPGTGTGAHTPAPSVGHDTEEHDRIEDANLPGSLPALRRPAIVFSKEEEEDLAARIDRIWYINPYGQEIRIPANPRVLDAVAGAGTVIYSIGSLFTSLVPNLVLKGVGEAVASPLIRNKILVLNGTTDRETGPAHRPFTGLDFVAAIANACADSRGVPRPTEDEYCLYVTHVIHLEGPAAPQVDKQRLARLGIDSTRLYGPRDALGRGGRYDANALGQTLEYIVGCKDARASRSRRNTLEH from the exons ATGCCGCACGCCTCACCTTGCCTGCTGCGATGGTTTGAAACTCGAATGTCAGCAGCACGacccgtcatcggcggcacgTTCACGACCTGTCATCGGTCAC ttgccgccgtcggccacgacaagtactccgtacagcaagtaagtacctgtacagtaatcGGTACGTACATTGGTGTACCTAGGAGGGAGTTTGCTCGAGATGACACCGTCTTCTTTGCACCGCAAGATGCATCTCCCATCGACAACCCACACCCTCATCCCTCCCAGAgcccgtgcccgtgcccgcGCGTGAAAAgtttgccgtcgaggccgatggcAGACCCGTTCGTGCCAAactcgccggcgtcgccgcgcccCTCGcgcgccggcatcgtcatcttctcgggcggcagcgccgccaacagcctcgtcgacgtctttGATCGAGTCCGCAAGGCCAACGGCGCCTCCCTCAGCTATGTCATGCCCATCTCGGacaacggcggcagcacgaGCGAGATCATCCGCGTCTTCGGCGGTCCAG GCATCGGCGACGTGAGGTCGCGGCTCGTCCGGCTcatccccgacgacgacgacgccgagacggTGGCCATCAAGCACTTCTTCAACCATCGGCTGCCCCAGGcccacgacgaggcccgcGCCGAGTGGTTTCGCATCCTCGAGGCCACGCACCCGCTCTGGACGGACATCTCGTCGCCCAAGCGCGAGCTCATCCGCTCCCACCTCAACAGCTTccacctcgaggccgtcaagcGCATGCGGCCCACCAGCCGCTTCGACTTCTCCCAGGCGAGCATCGGCAACCTCTTCCTCACCGGCGCCCGCCTCTTCACCGGCAGCTTCGAGGCGGCCATCTACCTGCTGAGCTCCCTCTGCGCCGTGCCCGtccgcgtcgccgtcctgccGGCGCTCAACACCAACTTTGCCCACcacatcgccgccggcctcgaggacggcagcgTCATCACGGGCCAGAACGACATCTCGCACCCGAGCGCGcccacggccgccgtcccgggcacgggcacgggcGCCCAcacgccggcgccctcggtcGGCCACGACACCGAGGAGCACGACAGGATCGAGGACGCGAACCTGCCGGGCTCCCTGCCGGCGCTGCGACGGCCGGCCATTGTCTTCtccaaggaggaggaggaggatctCGCGGCGCGCATCGACAGGATCTGGTACATCAACCCGTACGGGCAGGAGATTCGCATCCCCGCCAACCCgcgcgtcctcgacgccgtcgccggcgccggcaccgtcattTACAGCATCGGCTCGCTCTTCACCTCGCTCGTGCCGAACCTCGTGCTcaagggcgtcggcgaggccgtcgcgagcCCGCTGATACGGAACAAGATTCTCGTGCTCAACGGCACGACGGATCGCGAGACGGGACCGGCCCATCGGCCCTTTACGGGGCTCGACTttgtcgccgccatcgccaacgcGTGCGCCGACTCGCGGGGCGTGCCTCGgccgaccgaggacgagtactGCCTCTACGTCACCCACGTCATCCACCTAGAGGGCCCGGCCGCTCCCCAGGTCGACAAGCAGCGGCTCGCGcggctcggcatcgacagcACGCGTCTGTACGGGCCCAGGGATGCGCTCGGTCGCGGCGGCCGGTACGACGCAAACGCCCTCGGCCAGACGCTGGAATACATTGTCGGCTGCAAGGATGCGCGGGCCAGCCGGAGTCGTCGCAACACGTTGGAACACTGA
- a CDS encoding dynactin subunit yields the protein MTPSPPYTYIQCPCSDRSAADGSDASLDDADDADERTFDPRAPRANYSLFPLEYLLYCEDCQQIRCPRCVKEETVTYFCPNCLFEVPSSNIRGEGNRCTRSCYQCPVCIGPLQTSAVTPRAADDGEAEAGAAPCALFCTHCNWSSRETGIELDRPGGIHAQLARLGNGGRAKITARDREKRRKDNPDEPPLPDELVDGDLQFASLKAFYARQMAEASAGLGAVSLHDAAGFSSPAALSRIMSLYTGRGHAGRPHPRRPDVFREALSTDEGLKLAQLDDSPLVGKLTRDGWHATSSREQREAQPEPVRFQDQLRPIPCLLRTKRSKRCSVCRHIISKPESKVTSTRFRIRLVAKSYIPTVAIRPMVPTAAVVPITSRPARADEAALAPCRPHQYVLTFTNPLFEAIKVTLATPNATPGRFSSRVTILCPQFDVDANTDMWDDALRDDGRDRTTRKGDDATPAAAAEAGKIWERGRNWVSIVLEVVPPSLRPDNRTAGSGGVVDRSPVKAGEDILEIPMFVRIEWEADAQHDVTKDKDARERRELAYWCVLGVGRISHE from the exons AtgacgccctcgcccccctACACCTACATCCAGTGCCCCTGCTCGGaccgctccgccgccgacggcagcgatgcctcgctcgacgatgccgacgatgccgacgagcgcACCTTTGATCCCCGCGCGCCGCGTGCCAACTACAGCCTCTTCCCCCTCGAGTACCTCCTCTACTGCGAGGACTGCCAGCAGATCCGCTGCCCGCGCTGCgtcaaggaggagacggTGACCTACTTCTGCCCCAACTGCCTCTTCGAGGTTCCCAGCAGCAACATCCGCGGCGAGGGGAACCG GTGCACTCGCAGCTGCTACCAGTGTCCCGTCTGCATCGGGCCCCTCCAGACGAGCGCCGTGACGCcccgggccgccgacgacggcgaggccgaggccggcgccgcgccCTGCGCCCTCTTCTGCACCCACTGCAACTGGTCCTCGCGCGAGACCGGCATCGAGCTCGATCGCCCCGGCGGCATCCACGCTCAGCTCGCGCgcctcggcaacggcggccgcgCCAAGATCACGGCCCGCGATCGCGAGAAGCGCCGCAAGGACAACCCCGACGAGCCCCCGCTGccggacgagctcgtcgacggcgacctgcAGTTCGCGAGCCTCAAGGCCTTTTACGCCCGGCAGATGGCcgaggcctcggccggcctcggcgccgtctccctgcacgacgccgccggcttctcctCGCCCGCGGCCCTCTCGCGCATCATGTCGCTCTACACGGGCCGCGGCCACGCCGGCCGCCCGCACCCGCGCCGCCCCGACGTCTTCCGCGAGGCCCTCTCGACCGACGAGGGCCTGAAGCTCGCCCAGCTCGACGACTCGCCGCTCGTCGGGAAGCTGACGCGCGACGGCTGGCACGCGACCAGCTCGCGCGAGCAGCGCGAGGCCCAGCCCGAACCCGTCCGCTTCCAGGACCAGCTGCGGCCCATCCCCTGCCTGCTCCGCACCAAGCGGTCCAAGCGATGCTCCGTCTGCCGCCACATCATCTCCAAGCCCGAGAGCAAGGTCACGTCGACGCGCTTCCGCATCCGGCTCGTCGCCAAGTCGTACATCCCGACCGTCGCCATCCGGCCCATGGTCccgaccgccgccgtcgtgcccaTCACCTCCCGGCCGGcccgcgccgacgaggccgccctcGCGCCCTGCAGGCCGCACCAGTACGTCTTGACCTTTACGAACCCGCTgttcgaggccatcaaggtcACGCTGGCGACGCCCAACGCCACGCCCGGACGCTTCTCCAGCAGGGTCACCATCCTCTGCCCGCagttcgacgtcgacgccaacacGGACATGTGGGACGACGCCctccgcgacgacggcagggacAGGACGACCCGCAAGGGAGACGACgcgacgcccgccgccgccgccgaggcgggcaAGATCTGGGAGCGCGGCCGCAACTGGGTGAGCATCGTGCTCGAGgtcgtgccgccgtcgctgcggCCCGATAACCGGACGGCGgggagcggcggcgtcgtggacCGCAGCCCGGTcaaggcgggcgaggacATTCTCGAGATACCCATGTTTGTGCGCATAGAGTGGGAGGCCGACGCCCAGCACGACGTGaccaaggacaaggacgcgcgggagaggagggaaCTGGCCTACTGgtgcgtcctcggcgtcggtcgCATCAGTCACGAGTAA
- a CDS encoding zinc-binding dehydrogenase, producing the protein MSTQTPTTQTLPTTSKQWNVIAKGQDGFDNLRFSEQPVPALGDSQVLVKLQAASLNYRDLTIPLGTYPFPTMPGVVPGSDGAGIVIAVGRQVTRFRPGDKVITLFNQEHIGGPLTAAASGTHLGGARHGTLRSVGAFNEQGLVHQPESLSAVEASTLPCAGLTAWNALHGLPGHQIKAGDWVLTQGTGGVSIFALRFAKAAGARVVATTGSPEKVAMLRRLGADHVINYRDEAGWGDVAKAFTGGLGVDHVVEVAGPSSMAQSLAAVKVGGVITVVGYVAGAGREQPGFLDCLLRFCTVRGVLVGSRAQLEDMCRAVDANPEALRPVVDGQLFTLERAREAYEYQWSGKHFGKVCIVMGNSASLGDDTDI; encoded by the exons ATGTCGACACAAACACCAACGACGCAGACAttgccgacgacctcgaagCAGTGGAACGTCATAGCCAAGGGCCAAGACGGCTTCGACAATCTCCGCTTCTCCGAGCAGCCCGTccccgccctcggcgacagCCAGGTGCTCGTGAAGC TGCAGGCAGCATCTCTCAAC TATCGCGACCTCACCATCCCGCTCGGCACGTATCCCTTCCCCACCATGCCCGGCGTCGTGCCCGGCTCCGACGgggccggcatcgtcatcgccgtggGCCGGCAAGTCACCCGCTTCCGGCCCGGCGACAAGGTCATCACCCTCTTCAACCAGGAGCACATCGGCGGGCCcctgacggccgccgcctccggcacccacctcggcggcgcccgtcACGGCACCCTCcgctccgtcggcgccttcAACGAGCAGGGCCTCGTGCACCAGCCCGAGAgcctctcggccgtcgaggcctcgacgctgccgtgCGCCGGACTGACGGCCTGGAACGCGCTCCACGGCCTCCCCGGCCACCAGATCAAGGCCGGCGACTGGGTCCTCACCCAAggcaccggcggcgtcaGCATCTTCGCGCTGCGCTTcgccaaggcggccggcgcccgcgtcgtcgccaccacgGGCTCCCCTGAAAAGGTGGCCATGCTCCGGaggctcggcgccgaccaCGTCATCAACTaccgcgacgaggccggaTGGGGCGACGTGGCCAAGGCCTTCACCGGCGGTCTCGGCGTCGAtcacgtcgtcgaggtcgccggtccgtcgtccatggcgcagagcctcgccgccgtcaaggtgGGCGGCGtcatcaccgtcgtcggctacgtcgccggcgccggccgggaGCAGCCGGGCTTCCTCGACTGCCTCCTGCGCTTCTGCACCGTCcgcggcgtcctcgtcggcagccgCGCGCAGCTCGAGGACATGTGtcgggccgtcgacgcgaaCCCCGAGGCGCtgcggcccgtcgtcgacgggcagCTCTTCACGCTCGAGCGGGCGCGGGAGGCCTACGAGTACCAGTGGTCGGGCAAGCACTTTGGCAAGGTCTGCATCGTCATGGGGAACTCGGCGTCTTTAGGGGATGATACAGATATATAG
- a CDS encoding 40S ribosomal protein S7, with protein sequence MSAQNKIAANSPSRQNPSELEQNIAQALYDLETNTADLKVALRPLQFVSAREIEVGHGKKAIVIFVPVPSLQGFHRVQQRLTRELEKKFSDRHVLILASRRILPRPKRSARSRNTQKQKRPRSRTLTAVHDAILADLTYPVEIVGKRIRTKEDGSKTLKVVLDEKERGGVDYRLDTYSEVYRRLTGRNVNFEFPQAAAEY encoded by the exons ATGAGCGCCCAGAACAAGATCGCCGCCAACAGCCCCTCGAGGCAGAACCCCTCCGAGCTGGAGCAGAACATTGCCCAGGCTCTGTACGATCTCGAGACCAACACGGCCGACCTCAAGGTTGCCCTGCGACCTCTGCAGTTCGTCTCGGCTCGCGAG ATCGAAGTTGGCCACGGCAAGAAGGCTATCGTCATCTTTGTCCCCGTCCCGTCCCTGCAGGGCTTCCACCGCGTCCAGCAGCG CCTCACCCGTGAGCTCGAGAAGAAGTTCTCGGACCGCCACGTCCTGATCCTCGCCTCGCGCCGCATCCTGCCCCGCCCCAAGCGCTCGGCCCGCTCGCGCAACAcgcagaagcagaagcgCCCCCGCTCCCGCACGCTGACGGCCGTCCacgacgccatcctcgccgacctcaCCTACCCCGTCGAGATTGTCGGCAAGCGCATCCGCACCAAGGAGGACGGCAGCAAGACGCTCaaggtcgtcctcgacgagaaggagcgcggcggcgtcgactaCAGGCTCGACACCTACTCCGAGGTCTACCGCCGCCTGACGGGCCGCAACGTCAACTTTGAGTTCCCTCAGGCTGCCGCCGAGTACTAG
- a CDS encoding arginine permease produces the protein MADEKTPRVSDDKVSGEKAGQDVEAADSGLNRALKSRHLQFIAIGGTIGTGLFLGTGSALAKAGPASLLIAFIFVGLVVYSVMVALAEMAAYMPVAGAFTVYATRFVDPTVGFTMGWIYWFSWTITYGLELVAAGLILQYWNETLNIGTSPPPRLPWPTGRANRPPALPIGIFWAVITGINFLPIRWFGEIEMWLSTIKIVTIVGFIVFSIAINAGAGRQGYIGFKYWTFPGSFAEGPFAEAVDGAAPERLVTGALGRFVGFWAVLITAGFSYQGSELVGVAAGDAADPEKTIPSAIRWTFWGIFSLFIATIFVLGLNIPFDNQELLNKSTNASASPFVIVCTLAGVQVLPHIINAVLLSAVLTAANSDVYSSSRILLALAEEGHAPAMLTKTNRHGTPYWSVAACASFGLLAFLNVSKDGETVFNWLLNITAVAGFITWSLINVCHLRFMSVLRHKAIPRASLPYRAPFQPYLSWFGLFFNVLILMTSGFTVFMDWDTSNFFAAYISLFLFVFLFIGHKLFYRTKLVALADADVSMGRALA, from the exons atggccgacgaaaAGACGCCCCGGGTGAGCGACGACAAGGTCTCGGGCGAAAAGGCCGGCCAGGatgtcgaggcggccgactcgGGGCTCAACCGAGCCTTAAAGTCCCGCCACCTCCAGTTCATCGCCATCGGAGGCACCATCGGGACgggcctcttcctcggcaccggcagcgcgctggccaaggccggcCCTGCCTCGCTGCTCATCGCCttcatcttcgtcggcctcgtcgtctacTCCGTCAtggtcgccctcgccgaaaTGGCCGCCTACatgcccgtcgccggcgcctttACCGTCTACGCCACCCGCTTCGTCGACCCGACCGTCGGCTTCACCATGGGCTGGATCTACTGGTTCAGCTGGACCATCA CctacggcctcgagctggtGGCCGCCGGCCTCATCCTCCAGTACTGGAACGAGACGCTAAACATCGGcacgtccccccccccccgcctgccgtggccgacgggcCGTGCTAACCGGCCGCCAGCGCTGCCCATTGGCATCTTCTGGGCCGTCATCACGGGAATCAACTTCCTGCCGATCCGCTGGTTCGGTGAGATCGAAATGTGGCTGTCGACCATCAAgatcgtcaccatcgtcggcttcatcgtcttctccatcgccatcaacgccggcgccggccggcagGGCTACATCGGCTTCAAGTACTGGACCTTCCCCGGCTCCTTCGCCGAGGGCCCcttcgccgaggccgtcgacggcgccgcgcccgagcgcctcgtcaccggcgccctcggcaggTTCGTCGGCTTCTGGGCCGTCCTCATCACCGCCGGCTTCAGCTACCAGGGCtcggagctcgtcggcgtcgccgccggcgatgccgccgacccCGAGAAGACGATCCCCTCGGCCATCCGCTGGACCTTTTGGGGCATCTTCAGCCTCTTCATCGCCACcatcttcgtcctcggcctcaacATTCCCTTCGACAACCAGGAGCTCCTCAACAAGTCGACCaacgcctcggcctcgccctttGTCATCGTCTGCACCCTGGCCGGCGTCCAGGTGCTGCCCCACATCATCAACGCCGTGCTCCTCAGCGCCGTCCTGACGGCGGCCAACTCGGACGTCTACTCGAGCAGCCGCatcctgctcgccctcgccgaggagggccaCGCGCCGGCCATGCTGACCAAGACGAACCGCCACGGCACGCCCTACTGGTCCGTGGCCGCCTGCGCCTCCTTCGGCCTGCTGGCCTTTCTCAACGTCTCCAAGGACGGCGAGACCGTCTTCAACTGGCTGCTCAACatcacggccgtcgccggcttcatCACCTGGTCGCTCATCAACGTCTGCCACCTGCGCTTCATGTCGGTGCTGCGCCACAAGGCCATCCCGAGGGCGTCGCTGCCGTACCGGGCACCCTTCCAGCCCTACCTCTCCTGGTTCGGCCTCTTCTTCAACGTCTTGATCTTGATGACGAGCGGCTTCACCGTCTTCATGGACTGGGACACGTCCAACTTCTTTGCCGCCTACATcagcctcttcctcttcgtcTTTCTCTTCATCGGCCACAAGCTGTTCTACCGGACGAAGCTGGTGGCCCTGGCGGATGCCGACGTGAGCATGGGACGTGCCTTGGCCTGA